From Puniceicoccus vermicola, one genomic window encodes:
- a CDS encoding sulfotransferase family protein yields the protein MEIHIKTAISYLMRSSGGSVIPNHEKRYLFFVVPKVACSSWKNVIANDLRLSIGCTVHKTKFPQVFRVGRKYDGYFKFGFVRNPFDRLWSCFNHKIHRNEDHNSNNYKNGVANELAKYYCFKGGMSFPDFVEAVCGIPDYFSDQHFRSQHTFLYKGKKPLTSFVGRFEQIQEDAEKVLKIIDYRGSFPHVMGSRNLDYSDFYSEKMRKLVEQRYFSDLRLFNYKF from the coding sequence GAGATCGTCGGGTGGTAGCGTTATTCCGAATCATGAGAAACGATACTTGTTTTTTGTTGTTCCGAAAGTGGCTTGTAGCTCTTGGAAAAACGTAATAGCAAATGATTTACGGCTTTCAATAGGGTGCACAGTTCATAAGACCAAGTTTCCTCAGGTTTTTCGGGTCGGACGAAAATATGATGGATATTTTAAGTTTGGATTTGTGCGGAATCCATTCGATCGACTGTGGTCATGCTTTAATCATAAAATCCATCGGAATGAAGACCACAATTCGAACAATTACAAAAATGGTGTAGCAAATGAGCTTGCTAAATATTACTGTTTTAAAGGCGGTATGTCGTTCCCAGATTTTGTTGAGGCGGTTTGTGGAATCCCCGATTACTTTTCGGACCAGCACTTTCGCTCTCAACATACCTTTTTGTACAAAGGAAAGAAACCCTTAACGAGCTTCGTCGGAAGGTTTGAGCAAATCCAAGAGGATGCGGAAAAAGTACTCAAAATTATCGACTATCGAGGCTCGTTTCCTCATGTGATGGGTTCACGAAATTTAGACTATAGTGATTTTTATAGTGAGAAAATGAGGAAGTTGGTGGAACAAAGATATTTTAGTGACTTGAGATTGTTTAATTATAAATTTTAA
- a CDS encoding glycosyltransferase: MKLVSVILTNYKRSDEAVRAFESISAQDYDEIEIVVVLDYPNREFCSFLSSVDCRFPIKIVSTSSPSSGLAAARNCGVSNSTGDYLAFIDDDDVWDRRKISFQSRRYRETASDVVSCGIRRHIGGGRETKISAVVRGSVRSYIQNCSGILRTVPSSIFISREYFYSIGGFDEDLVTGIDHDFWFKLAEADAVVDFVEKALVEEHVSGDIDTKMTTRIFERISGLEVFCDKWKPRFENLYGSIFSQEYFDKYKSIVLIELFLRTYRDMPEDSIKLFRNELGKVGLRHGLVANMKVRVIFLIGRRLSTFVQDVVRRIKNVVFI, encoded by the coding sequence GTGAAACTTGTTTCTGTAATATTAACAAATTATAAACGAAGCGATGAGGCGGTTCGAGCTTTCGAAAGTATTTCTGCGCAAGACTACGACGAGATTGAAATTGTAGTTGTATTAGATTATCCAAACAGAGAATTTTGTAGTTTCCTCTCTTCGGTAGATTGTCGTTTTCCAATAAAGATAGTTAGTACATCTTCGCCATCGTCTGGGCTCGCCGCCGCACGAAACTGCGGTGTATCAAATTCTACGGGTGATTATCTGGCGTTCATCGACGATGATGATGTCTGGGATCGTCGAAAAATTAGTTTTCAGTCTCGTCGCTATAGAGAAACCGCTTCGGATGTGGTTTCATGCGGAATTCGACGACATATTGGGGGTGGGCGCGAGACTAAAATTAGTGCAGTGGTTAGAGGAAGTGTCCGATCCTATATACAAAATTGTTCTGGTATTCTCAGGACCGTTCCTTCTAGTATATTTATTTCTCGAGAGTACTTCTACTCAATAGGAGGATTTGATGAAGATCTAGTAACTGGAATTGATCATGATTTTTGGTTCAAATTGGCGGAGGCGGACGCTGTTGTAGATTTTGTCGAAAAAGCTTTAGTGGAAGAACATGTGAGTGGCGATATTGACACGAAAATGACCACTCGAATCTTTGAGCGAATAAGTGGATTGGAAGTGTTTTGTGATAAATGGAAACCCCGTTTTGAGAATCTGTACGGTTCAATTTTTTCGCAGGAATATTTTGACAAATATAAGTCGATCGTCTTGATAGAGCTATTTCTTCGGACCTATCGAGACATGCCGGAAGATAGTATAAAACTATTTAGGAATGAACTTGGTAAAGTCGGTTTAAGGCATGGCCTGGTCGCTAATATGAAAGTTCGTGTGATTTTTCTAATCGGGAGACGTCTTTCCACCTTCGTTCAGGATGTTGTGCGTCGGATAAAGAATGTAGTTTTTATATGA
- a CDS encoding glycosyltransferase family 2 protein, with the protein MISVVTIVYNSPEDLRCTIDSVSSQEFEDFEFIVIDGGSDVETINVINDNFGIIDILVSEPDRGISDAFNKGVSLAGREYVIFLNAGDRFLESTTLKDASNKIKECVSGGDIIYGDSIGVGSGYAIMRCGDHQRLKQHNSICHQAVFIRRQFLLRKSFDLDLKLKMDYDLWLRSLESGNFVKIDVVVCLYSLSGISAMRENRFKGRVLEILLRDEHHLLGGCGCFNIMILFMNSLLSRCEWMEIVVQKVKKKIGLYPYHSENICLYDEIFGRKVGRK; encoded by the coding sequence ATGATTTCTGTTGTTACAATAGTCTATAACTCTCCGGAAGACCTTAGATGCACTATAGACAGTGTTTCCTCGCAGGAGTTCGAAGATTTCGAGTTTATTGTTATAGATGGAGGTTCTGATGTTGAGACTATCAATGTGATAAATGATAATTTTGGGATTATCGATATATTGGTTAGTGAGCCCGATAGGGGTATTTCGGATGCCTTTAATAAAGGTGTTTCGTTAGCTGGGCGAGAATATGTAATATTTTTAAATGCGGGTGATCGATTTTTAGAGTCCACGACGCTTAAAGATGCTTCAAATAAGATAAAAGAATGTGTAAGCGGTGGTGACATTATTTATGGTGACAGTATTGGTGTCGGTTCCGGTTACGCGATTATGAGATGTGGGGACCACCAAAGGCTGAAACAGCACAATTCTATATGTCATCAGGCTGTTTTTATTCGGAGGCAGTTTCTTTTGAGAAAATCGTTCGATCTTGATTTAAAATTAAAAATGGACTATGATTTGTGGCTTCGTTCATTAGAATCCGGAAATTTCGTAAAAATTGATGTGGTCGTTTGTTTATATTCTTTAAGTGGGATTTCTGCTATGCGAGAAAATCGGTTTAAAGGAAGGGTTCTCGAGATTTTGTTGAGAGATGAGCATCATCTTTTAGGTGGGTGTGGGTGTTTTAATATTATGATTCTCTTTATGAATAGTCTTCTATCTAGATGTGAGTGGATGGAGATTGTTGTGCAAAAAGTGAAAAAGAAAATCGGTTTATATCCGTATCACAGTGAAAATATTTGTTTGTATGATGAGATATTTGGAAGAAAAGTAGGGAGGAAATAA
- a CDS encoding glycosyltransferase family 2 protein, whose product MYSVVIPTLGLGPYLGEAIDSVLRQTLLPDNIFVVIDGPVPVCLSDLEKSQIVRFIFLGRRFGANAARREGLLKVDSKYVMFLDADDIMRPRKAEVQIEYLERNTEVVAVSCNRGVVINGCVRKETTFSSDYAEKRFHCDNIFGSFSFMCFRRSALGGNEVFDLQMKSFQDYDLYFRIIRNGPIRFLEDVLVDYRVHKSSSRISSNFDVVMVGQARFLKKHILDLTLRESMYHFGRYCIYRSLSSRFGVSIIKAFQGFALMCVSMKFDRRTFQSAVRLCVQVFFTSFGR is encoded by the coding sequence ATGTATTCTGTTGTCATACCTACATTGGGGCTTGGTCCCTATCTTGGAGAAGCTATAGACAGTGTCTTGAGGCAGACTTTGTTGCCTGACAATATTTTTGTGGTTATAGACGGCCCAGTTCCAGTTTGTTTGTCAGATTTGGAAAAGTCTCAGATAGTAAGATTCATATTTTTAGGAAGGCGCTTTGGTGCAAATGCAGCCAGGCGAGAAGGGCTGCTTAAGGTGGATAGTAAGTATGTAATGTTTCTTGACGCCGATGATATAATGCGGCCTAGGAAGGCAGAAGTTCAAATCGAATATTTGGAAAGAAATACGGAAGTTGTAGCTGTTTCCTGCAATCGAGGCGTTGTAATAAATGGTTGTGTGCGCAAGGAAACGACATTTTCGAGTGATTACGCGGAGAAACGATTCCATTGCGATAATATTTTCGGGTCTTTTTCGTTTATGTGTTTTAGAAGGTCGGCTTTAGGCGGAAATGAGGTCTTCGATTTGCAAATGAAATCTTTTCAAGACTATGATTTGTATTTCCGTATCATTCGGAATGGCCCGATTAGATTTTTGGAGGATGTCCTTGTTGATTATCGAGTTCATAAATCAAGTTCTCGAATATCTTCGAATTTTGATGTTGTTATGGTTGGGCAGGCTAGATTTTTGAAAAAGCATATTCTGGATCTTACGCTCAGGGAATCAATGTACCATTTTGGTCGGTATTGTATATATCGATCATTGTCGTCTCGTTTTGGCGTATCTATCATTAAAGCATTTCAAGGGTTTGCTTTAATGTGTGTTTCCATGAAATTTGATCGACGGACTTTCCAAAGTGCTGTTCGGTTGTGCGTTCAAGTTTTTTTTACCTCATTTGGGCGTTAG
- a CDS encoding glycosyltransferase family 4 protein yields the protein MSTSFFGFFRDYLTIGFASLLRRRTILHLHGGGFEEFYRRQNAIVRHLIRSNLARTDKIIVLGDLLKEQFCVVGKFVEDKLIVVPNGFPRDLPEPKRIARKLACRFELLYLSSLMPSKGYLDVLDAVSMLNNLFPNKFHLNLCGGFISASTEVGIAVKNAEELKGYIENRGLEDIVTYHGQVIGNEKEELFITADIFLLPTYYPWEGQPLSIIEALAFSLPVITCRHKGIPELVEDGINGLFVNAGSPAEIRRAVLEITSDDERYFRFCSASRERYERFFRRDVHLSRLIPVVRGFSKDA from the coding sequence ATGTCGACCTCATTTTTTGGCTTTTTTAGGGATTATTTGACAATTGGTTTTGCGAGTCTATTGAGGCGAAGAACGATTTTACATCTTCATGGAGGCGGGTTTGAAGAATTTTATCGACGTCAGAATGCAATTGTTCGGCACTTGATACGGAGTAATCTAGCCAGGACGGATAAAATCATCGTTTTAGGCGACCTTTTGAAGGAGCAATTCTGCGTAGTAGGAAAGTTTGTAGAGGATAAGCTTATTGTCGTCCCTAATGGATTTCCAAGAGATCTCCCTGAACCTAAACGGATTGCACGGAAGTTAGCGTGTAGATTCGAATTGTTGTATCTGTCGAGTTTGATGCCGTCGAAGGGGTATCTCGATGTTTTGGATGCCGTTTCGATGTTAAATAACCTCTTTCCAAATAAGTTTCATTTAAATTTGTGTGGAGGATTTATAAGTGCATCAACCGAGGTTGGTATTGCGGTTAAAAATGCTGAGGAATTGAAAGGTTATATTGAAAATAGAGGATTAGAAGATATCGTGACTTACCATGGGCAAGTGATCGGGAATGAAAAAGAGGAACTTTTTATAACGGCAGACATTTTCTTGCTCCCAACCTATTACCCGTGGGAAGGACAGCCGCTGAGTATAATAGAAGCTCTTGCGTTTTCTCTACCGGTCATTACCTGTCGGCATAAAGGAATACCCGAATTGGTAGAGGACGGCATAAACGGTCTGTTCGTTAATGCTGGTTCACCTGCGGAAATCCGCCGCGCGGTGTTAGAGATCACTTCGGATGATGAAAGATATTTTCGTTTCTGTAGTGCCTCCCGCGAACGGTATGAGAGATTCTTTCGTAGGGACGTTCATTTATCTCGATTGATTCCGGTAGTTAGAGGCTTTTCGAAAGATGCGTGA
- a CDS encoding glycosyltransferase family 4 protein — MGDTNRDEIEYILFVSELFYPEENATGYFLTGIAEGLSSGGYEVSVICAQPGYNDRGTKAPVRETRHGVFIRRCWSSSCDHRGIFGRALNFLTTSLSLGWRALWEIRRGKTVMVVTNPPLVPFMVRMACWLKGGRFVLLVHDVYPEVFVSVGWMRRGGIFFRLLDIPNQILLRSCREIIVLGRDMKELIAGKLPERCRFRVHTIPNWAMDEVVAETPSSGSARERFGIPDNAFLLVYNGNHGRTHFLEVWVALAAALLDDDRFRFLFAGEGSGKAKFEEAVERAGITNLHTTSFVSREDLASLLHSADLLLVSFFPGMAGVSVPSRLYNLMAASRPVLAVADSHSEVSQVLAEEDCGWAFPPEGSPQEIAAKIAPLLRELVENRDRLKEKGENGRKAVLEKYTREKVIEQYREVLTTFERSDTQSNGVTGEANGHR; from the coding sequence ATGGGAGATACCAACAGAGATGAAATTGAATATATTTTATTTGTTTCGGAGTTGTTTTACCCGGAGGAGAATGCTACGGGGTATTTTTTGACCGGAATTGCTGAAGGGTTGAGTTCAGGGGGGTATGAAGTGTCGGTAATTTGTGCTCAACCGGGTTACAATGATAGGGGAACAAAAGCGCCCGTTCGGGAGACACGTCATGGTGTCTTCATTCGACGGTGCTGGTCGAGCTCCTGTGATCATCGGGGAATTTTCGGGCGTGCTCTGAACTTTTTGACCACCAGCCTCTCGCTCGGATGGCGCGCACTGTGGGAAATTCGACGGGGTAAGACGGTGATGGTCGTCACCAATCCTCCGCTGGTTCCTTTCATGGTGCGGATGGCCTGCTGGTTAAAAGGTGGTCGCTTCGTCTTGTTGGTCCACGATGTCTATCCAGAGGTCTTTGTCTCGGTAGGGTGGATGCGGAGGGGCGGAATTTTCTTTCGTCTGTTGGATATACCGAACCAGATTCTTCTTCGATCTTGTCGCGAGATCATTGTTCTTGGACGCGACATGAAGGAGTTGATCGCCGGGAAGCTTCCCGAGAGGTGCCGATTCAGGGTCCATACCATTCCGAACTGGGCCATGGATGAGGTCGTTGCGGAAACTCCGAGTTCAGGTTCGGCGCGAGAGCGATTTGGGATCCCGGACAATGCCTTTCTCCTCGTCTACAATGGCAATCACGGGAGAACCCATTTTTTGGAAGTCTGGGTCGCTTTGGCCGCAGCGCTTTTGGACGATGATCGATTCCGGTTTCTTTTCGCCGGAGAGGGGAGTGGAAAGGCGAAGTTTGAAGAGGCGGTCGAGCGGGCAGGGATCACGAATCTACATACGACCTCCTTTGTCTCGCGCGAGGATTTGGCCTCGCTTCTCCATTCCGCAGATCTGTTGCTCGTGTCGTTTTTCCCGGGAATGGCTGGGGTCTCGGTACCCTCGCGGCTGTACAACCTCATGGCCGCTTCGAGGCCGGTCCTCGCCGTTGCCGATTCTCATTCGGAGGTCAGTCAGGTCTTGGCTGAAGAGGATTGCGGGTGGGCCTTTCCCCCAGAGGGCTCGCCCCAGGAGATCGCCGCGAAGATCGCCCCCCTTCTCCGTGAGCTGGTGGAGAATCGCGACCGGTTGAAAGAAAAGGGCGAGAACGGTCGGAAAGCCGTCCTGGAGAAATATACCCGCGAGAAAGTCATCGAGCAGTATCGGGAAGTGCTAACCACTTTCGAGCGGAGCGACACTCAATCGAACGGAGTGACGGGCGAAGCAAATGGACACCGATGA
- a CDS encoding HipA domain-containing protein: MGKYQVCDVAITGDAPKDFIRIYEYGHGKRNSPNSWPSYISKVGHKWYPMESIMEHFFTRLGQSLGFRMADSKLINAHGQIRFCSRYFLRNGESLIHGAELFWGYLEDQELVQRIEAEDESRNLFTFQFVQDSILKRYPTQSFEILWDFVRMILFDAIVGNNDRHFYNWGVIEHPEEKIEPRFSPIYDTARGLFWNSREIQLKKYLEEKGSYRRKLEQYVERSRPKIGWEGEKNLNHFQLWQNLVSSSGHWSSMVSEFSKVRVLAEAEKLLGGQEFSKLMSPTRARILLDCLDLRLNYLGF; encoded by the coding sequence TTGGGGAAGTATCAGGTTTGTGATGTTGCGATCACAGGCGATGCGCCGAAAGATTTTATTCGAATTTACGAATACGGCCATGGAAAAAGGAACTCTCCGAATAGCTGGCCGAGTTATATCTCCAAAGTCGGACACAAATGGTATCCTATGGAATCCATAATGGAGCATTTTTTTACTCGCTTAGGGCAGAGTCTGGGTTTTCGGATGGCGGACTCGAAGCTGATCAATGCCCATGGACAAATACGATTTTGTAGTCGATATTTTCTGCGTAATGGGGAGAGTTTGATCCACGGAGCGGAACTGTTTTGGGGATATTTGGAAGACCAGGAGCTGGTGCAGCGAATCGAGGCTGAGGATGAGTCGCGAAATCTTTTCACATTTCAGTTTGTACAGGATTCCATTCTGAAGCGGTATCCCACTCAGAGTTTTGAAATACTTTGGGATTTTGTGAGGATGATTCTGTTTGATGCGATTGTGGGAAACAATGACCGTCATTTCTATAATTGGGGCGTAATCGAGCATCCGGAAGAAAAAATCGAACCTAGGTTCTCGCCCATCTATGATACTGCAAGAGGGTTGTTCTGGAATTCTCGGGAAATTCAGTTGAAGAAGTATCTTGAAGAGAAGGGCAGTTATCGTCGGAAACTCGAGCAATATGTGGAAAGAAGTCGTCCGAAAATCGGTTGGGAGGGGGAGAAGAATCTCAACCATTTCCAGCTCTGGCAAAATCTGGTCTCTTCTTCAGGGCACTGGTCTTCGATGGTCTCCGAGTTTTCGAAAGTTCGAGTGTTGGCGGAGGCCGAGAAACTGTTGGGCGGCCAGGAATTTTCGAAATTGATGAGTCCCACGAGAGCCCGTATTCTCCTTGACTGTTTGGATCTGCGTTTGAATTATTTAGGGTTCTAA
- a CDS encoding HipA N-terminal domain-containing protein, with product MKAVYKCLQRLGGAVRGDDAQRASHGNVERTFGVWYGDLQVGVLKEALDGWRFSYSEDFLKQDRVRVIADFPQKEKSYAMKDLWPFFASRIPSLEQPKVQKQIERENIDSGDKGALLERFGKHSIANSYTLAPAR from the coding sequence ATGAAAGCGGTTTATAAGTGTTTGCAACGTCTGGGAGGTGCTGTGCGAGGAGATGACGCACAGCGGGCATCGCACGGCAATGTCGAGCGAACATTTGGCGTCTGGTATGGTGACTTGCAGGTGGGAGTTTTGAAGGAGGCTCTGGATGGGTGGCGATTTTCCTACAGTGAGGATTTCCTCAAGCAAGACCGAGTTCGAGTGATTGCCGATTTCCCGCAAAAGGAAAAGTCCTATGCGATGAAAGACCTGTGGCCTTTCTTCGCTTCTCGGATTCCCAGTTTGGAGCAGCCCAAGGTCCAAAAGCAGATTGAACGAGAGAACATTGATTCTGGCGACAAAGGGGCTCTGTTAGAGCGTTTTGGAAAGCATTCAATTGCAAATTCTTACACGCTAGCGCCTGCTCGATAA
- a CDS encoding HigA family addiction module antitoxin: protein MTHKTHLPIDPPGTILLEEYLEPMGLTQKEVAEATGIAYVRFNEIIKGKRRINAEYSIRLGRYFGQHESFWQQMQADTDLRRIQAEKGPQIAREVRPARELASAR, encoded by the coding sequence ATGACCCACAAGACACACCTTCCCATCGACCCACCCGGCACGATACTGCTTGAAGAATACCTCGAGCCCATGGGGCTGACCCAGAAAGAAGTAGCGGAGGCCACCGGTATCGCCTATGTTCGTTTCAACGAAATCATCAAAGGCAAACGGCGGATCAATGCCGAATACTCGATCCGGCTGGGGCGCTACTTTGGGCAGCACGAAAGCTTTTGGCAGCAGATGCAGGCCGATACCGACTTGCGCCGGATTCAGGCCGAAAAAGGTCCGCAAATAGCCCGTGAAGTGCGCCCGGCTCGCGAACTGGCAAGTGCCCGATAA
- a CDS encoding type II toxin-antitoxin system RelE/ParE family toxin, with amino-acid sequence MIKSFRDKRTAQIFAGKRVPRLPTEIQRRALNKLRIIDKSKHLEELRIPPGNCLESLRGNRLGQHSIRVNEQWRICFHWEGSDAHKVEITDYH; translated from the coding sequence ATGATCAAGAGCTTCCGTGACAAACGGACCGCCCAAATTTTCGCAGGCAAGCGAGTCCCGAGGTTGCCCACCGAGATTCAGCGCCGCGCCCTCAACAAGCTTCGCATTATCGACAAAAGCAAACACCTCGAAGAACTCCGCATTCCTCCGGGCAACTGCCTGGAATCCCTGCGCGGCAACCGCCTCGGGCAGCACAGCATCCGCGTTAACGAACAGTGGCGAATCTGCTTCCATTGGGAGGGCAGCGACGCCCACAAAGTTGAAATCACCGATTATCACTAA
- a CDS encoding NAD-dependent epimerase/dehydratase family protein produces MSDEFFPDTHAPPRMLITGATGYLGSAFLERARAEYEVVTLGRHEPARQDPEEGAEATLPLSDSPSFFPCDLAADPIPAKALDGVSIVVHLAGKAHALEERPGSEEESYRKITLDGTQKLLAAAKAQGVKRLIFASTVKVYPENPPEILDETAPTGPKTPYGRTKLEAEEMVLHGGYVPEPVVLRFSMIYGGRETGNMEKMEEAIRRHRFPPIPEFGNLRSRVHIDEAVEALILACRHEKAAGQVFNVTDGAPFSTRELYLSLLAKLDRPPPRWTIPLGALKLLARLGDGIGKLRGKRFVFDSDALQKLTGNAAFSSEKIQRELGFRAQRTAISGRSEGGGPESVGR; encoded by the coding sequence ATGAGCGACGAATTTTTTCCGGACACGCACGCCCCCCCGAGGATGTTGATCACCGGAGCAACCGGGTATCTCGGCTCTGCCTTTCTGGAACGCGCCCGGGCCGAATACGAGGTCGTCACTCTCGGGCGACATGAGCCCGCCCGGCAGGACCCTGAGGAGGGCGCTGAAGCAACCCTCCCACTGTCGGACAGCCCCTCGTTCTTCCCTTGCGATCTCGCTGCGGATCCGATCCCCGCGAAAGCTCTCGATGGCGTATCGATAGTCGTCCACCTCGCTGGCAAGGCCCACGCCCTCGAAGAGCGCCCCGGATCGGAGGAGGAAAGCTACCGAAAGATCACCCTTGACGGCACGCAAAAGCTACTCGCCGCCGCGAAAGCCCAGGGGGTCAAACGGCTTATCTTCGCCAGCACAGTGAAAGTCTATCCCGAGAACCCACCGGAAATTCTTGATGAGACCGCTCCCACCGGCCCCAAAACTCCCTATGGACGCACCAAGCTCGAAGCCGAGGAGATGGTCCTCCACGGCGGCTACGTCCCCGAGCCGGTAGTTTTACGCTTTTCCATGATCTACGGTGGGCGCGAAACGGGGAACATGGAAAAGATGGAGGAAGCCATCCGCCGCCACCGGTTTCCCCCGATTCCGGAATTCGGAAACCTTCGTTCCCGAGTCCACATCGACGAGGCCGTCGAAGCCCTGATTCTCGCTTGCCGCCATGAAAAGGCGGCGGGTCAGGTCTTCAACGTCACCGATGGAGCCCCCTTTTCCACCCGGGAACTCTACCTTTCACTCCTCGCCAAACTCGATCGGCCTCCGCCCCGCTGGACAATCCCGCTCGGGGCCCTGAAGCTCTTGGCTCGACTCGGCGATGGCATCGGAAAGCTTCGCGGCAAACGCTTCGTCTTCGATTCGGACGCCTTACAAAAACTCACCGGCAATGCCGCCTTCTCGTCCGAGAAAATCCAGCGCGAGCTGGGATTTCGGGCGCAGAGGACAGCAATCAGTGGTCGGTCAGAGGGCGGAGGACCAGAATCAGTGGGGAGATAG
- a CDS encoding ribbon-helix-helix protein, CopG family: MQSSITTSIRLSPRLRKALELRAKREGRGKNWVISQALESYLESSDVDELAAEARRQSILASSRSTEDWTVGADWEDWK; this comes from the coding sequence ATGCAGAGTTCAATCACGACGAGCATTCGACTGAGTCCCCGATTGAGGAAGGCGCTGGAGCTTCGCGCGAAGCGTGAAGGAAGGGGGAAGAATTGGGTAATTTCCCAAGCGTTGGAAAGCTATTTGGAGAGTTCCGATGTCGATGAATTGGCTGCCGAAGCGCGGCGCCAGTCCATTCTTGCCTCGTCGCGAAGTACGGAAGACTGGACGGTTGGGGCGGATTGGGAAGATTGGAAGTGA
- a CDS encoding type II toxin-antitoxin system PemK/MazF family toxin codes for MKRGDVVLCVIAGDYGKPRPAVVIQSDLYNPTHYSVSVLPITSHLVDAPLFRVDLKPGKQNGLRKNSQVMVDKITAIRRDRIKESIGRLSPGAIAKIEECLEHFLDLSA; via the coding sequence GTGAAGAGGGGGGATGTGGTGCTATGCGTGATCGCGGGTGATTACGGAAAACCTCGTCCAGCGGTTGTCATCCAGTCTGATCTGTATAATCCCACGCACTATTCGGTGTCAGTGTTGCCGATCACCTCGCATTTAGTGGATGCCCCACTTTTCAGGGTCGATCTGAAACCGGGGAAGCAGAATGGGTTGAGGAAGAATTCGCAAGTGATGGTCGATAAGATTACCGCGATTCGGAGAGACCGCATCAAAGAGTCGATTGGCCGCCTCAGTCCAGGGGCAATTGCGAAGATTGAGGAGTGCCTTGAGCATTTTCTCGATCTGTCCGCCTAG
- a CDS encoding sugar transferase codes for MSKLTHFLRSVLAGPLALAFLDYCIAYVAIIVALKLAPKFRVDILEGIAPNTQLFSFWFVLPVLTVIGAHISGLHNHLQIRSRLRIIALSAITPVIGLIFFGVFFAIVQFELLGRVVSGLYWLLAFGGIAFSRLFAWSYQSGAIHRIMVFGEQSNYFSMQNRLYATRLPLRVVGFTNTKRNAEGGSYEDEGKTGFLRPADMPLAEFFEKMEVDEVLVDTPHELSEGDRDGLMTCMARGIRVMNLNYFFERRLLQVFSSNLSENWFWSQDPVYFHPFFFAAKRAVDLFLSLCGLLCLVPVFPFLALAIKLQDGGPIFYRQTRCGQYNQPFTIYKLRTMRQDAEKDGAAWAQKGDCRVTRLGRFLRKTRFDETPQFWNVLKGDMSFIGPRPERPEMIDEIEEEVPNYSYRHLVKPGITGWAQINYGYGASIADARKKLDYDLYYLKYASVVLEIQILLGTVVAMVKGAR; via the coding sequence ATGAGTAAATTGACACATTTTCTTCGAAGCGTTCTCGCGGGTCCTCTCGCATTGGCGTTCTTGGATTATTGCATTGCTTATGTCGCCATCATCGTGGCCTTGAAGTTGGCTCCAAAGTTTCGGGTCGATATTCTGGAGGGGATCGCCCCAAACACGCAGCTTTTCTCGTTCTGGTTCGTACTTCCGGTTCTCACGGTGATCGGAGCTCACATTTCAGGGCTTCACAATCACCTCCAGATTCGTTCGCGGTTGCGGATTATCGCCCTCTCTGCAATTACCCCGGTCATCGGGCTGATCTTTTTCGGCGTATTTTTTGCCATTGTTCAGTTTGAACTTCTGGGGCGGGTGGTCTCCGGGCTTTACTGGCTCTTGGCTTTTGGGGGAATTGCTTTTTCGCGTTTGTTTGCCTGGAGCTACCAGTCGGGCGCGATTCACCGAATCATGGTTTTTGGAGAGCAGAGTAATTACTTCAGCATGCAGAATCGGCTGTACGCGACGCGGCTGCCCTTACGGGTTGTTGGATTCACTAATACGAAGCGCAACGCGGAGGGTGGGAGCTATGAAGATGAGGGGAAGACGGGATTTCTCCGTCCGGCCGACATGCCGCTCGCCGAGTTTTTTGAAAAGATGGAGGTCGATGAAGTTCTCGTCGATACGCCCCATGAACTTTCGGAAGGGGATCGGGATGGGCTGATGACCTGCATGGCTAGAGGGATTCGGGTCATGAATCTGAACTACTTTTTTGAGCGGCGTTTGCTCCAGGTATTCTCTTCGAACCTGAGCGAGAATTGGTTTTGGTCGCAGGACCCGGTCTACTTTCATCCCTTTTTCTTCGCGGCGAAGCGCGCGGTCGACCTCTTCCTCAGTCTCTGTGGGCTTCTCTGTCTTGTTCCGGTCTTCCCGTTCCTGGCCTTGGCCATCAAGCTGCAGGACGGCGGGCCGATCTTCTATCGCCAGACCCGTTGCGGGCAATACAACCAGCCCTTCACCATCTACAAGCTGCGGACCATGCGTCAGGATGCCGAAAAGGACGGAGCGGCTTGGGCTCAGAAAGGGGATTGCCGCGTCACTCGTCTCGGGCGCTTTCTCCGAAAGACTCGCTTCGACGAAACTCCCCAATTTTGGAATGTGCTCAAAGGGGACATGTCCTTCATCGGCCCCCGCCCCGAGCGCCCGGAAATGATCGACGAAATCGAAGAGGAAGTTCCGAACTATTCCTACCGCCACTTGGTCAAGCCCGGCATTACCGGCTGGGCCCAAATCAATTACGGCTATGGCGCTTCCATCGCCGACGCCCGCAAGAAGCTCGACTACGATTTGTATTACCTGAAGTACGCCAGTGTTGTCTTGGAGATCCAAATCCTCCTCGGCACTGTAGTGGCCATGGTCAAAGGCGCCCGGTAG